The Flaviramulus sp. BrNp1-15 genome includes the window ATCAATTTGCTCCTTTAACTCCTAAAATTCTAGAAGCTATTAAATTATTAAGCGACAAACCGGTTAAAATTGTAATGAACACTCATCACCATGGCGACCATACAGGCGGTAATGAAAACTTTGGAAAACTTGGCTCTACCATAATAGCGCATGATAATGTAAAAAAGCGCCTTGAAGCTGAAAGACCAAAAATTGCTTTACCTGTTATTACATTTAATGACAAATTACATGTAACCATAAACGGTGAAGATGTTGCTGTTTTTCATGTTGAAAATGCGCATACAGATGGTGATGCTCTATTATACTTTACAGAAAGCAATGTGCTACATACCGGCGACACTTATTTTAATGGAGGATATCCTTATATTGATTTAAATTCTGGTGGAAGTGTTGACGGTTATATTAATGCCATAAAATCTGGATTAATGGTTATTGATGATGACACTAAAATAATTCCCGGGCACGGAAAAATATCTAACAAAACAGAATATAAATCGTATTTAAAAATGTTAGAAACCTTAAAAACTATTGTTCTAACCGAAATCGAAAATGGTAAAACTGAAGAAGAAGTTGCCAATAACGAAAGTATCACAAAAAAACTTGATGACTTAGGTTACGGAAAAGGCTTTATTAACGGCGAAAGAATACGACGTATTTATTATAATAGCTTGAAAAAGTAATGAAACACTGAAACAAGTTCAGTATGACAAAAAAGATCCCGATATTCATCGGGATTAATTCAACTAACTATTTTGAATACGCTTTTAGCTTTTCTAAATAGAGTTTCATTAAAAATCAAAATACCAATTAAATAAATCGGTTCTTAAACCAAAATTAAACCAAACCGTATTAGTTTTAAATGTTGTTGTAGTTGTTGCGTCTGGGTTAAAATTTCTAACTGTAATATCTGTGAACAACTTTAAGTTAGAAGCTGGATTTATCAAATAACCTGCTTGTAAATTACCATTAAAAACTTTTGTTTTTATACCTTGACCAACTTCAACACCTGTATCAAAAGGTCTGTCGTTGTAGTTTCTGTAGACGTCTGCACCGTAACTAAAATTATCGGTTCCATCGTTAAAATCCAATCCACGTGTACCAAAAATTAATTTTGCATCAGCAAACCAACGTTTATAACGATAACGCCCAATTAAAATAGCTTCACTAAGATTAGCGCCCCATAAATGCGCCATAGATTGATTATTGTGCCCATAATTTGTTGCTATGGTATTATGCGAATACGTATATGGGCGAATTCTGTTGTATTCAAACTGAAGCAATAAATTATCAACCTTAAAAGCATTGAAATATTTTACTCCCAATTGATAACCAAACTTGTTTTTCCAACTTTTATTACCGCCTTTTATATCATTTAAAGAAAATTCATCTAAAACAAATTGACTATACACATTCACATTATCGCTCCATTTGTATTTTGCTGAAGCCCCTAAAATTGCATTTCCAGCATCTTGTCCTGTTTCAAATTCAATAGCTCGATAAAAAATAATTGGATTTAAATAGTTAACATCAAATCCACGGTCGTTAGCGTTCGTCCAAATTACAGATTCAAACAATCCTAAATTAAATCGTTTTGATACATTCCAACTTAAATAATGGTTTGCCATATATTTGGTTAAAAACGCTCCGTCTTCTGTAACTTCTGGACGCACATCTTTTAACCACAACCAAGTATTTGTATATTTTATTTTCCAAAATTTTGTGTTCAATTTTAAAAAGGGATGCGGACTCGCCACATCACTTAAAAGCAATGAACGATAACCGTCTCCTATAAAGTTTTTTCCATGACCAAACTGAATATTAATAAATTTAGCTGGTGCAAAAGATAAGTATGCCTCTGCAACTGGATAGTCATAAGAATCTGATTTAAATCGTTTTGCTATGCCACGACCCGGAATAATTGCTGGATCTGGACCAAAGGCTTTTAAAGTTTCGGAGTACTCATTTACGTATTGAGCAAAACGACCTTGGCTTTCAAAAACTGAAGCATAAAAATTTAATTTTTTTCCTAATCCTCCTTGAACCAAAAACCCTCTGGTATTGTTGTAAGTGGAGTTAAAATCGGCATCAGTATCTTTCCCAACTTGTAAATCAAAAATAGGATCTATAGTAAACCAATAATCTTTACTCTGCAATTCTACCAAATGCTCATTCCATAATTTTCTTCCTGCCCAAGTATCGGTTTCTCTTTTTAATTTTTCTTTTTCAGCATTAAAATCATAGAATTTTGAGACTTCCTCATAAACAAATGGTTTTGAAGCCGTATGACTATTAGTTCCAATAAGATTCATATTTCTATCAAATCTCGAATAATCACTATGTGTAAATTGAATGTTTAACTGACTATTATAAGCCTTGTTTTCAAATACTGTTAAACTAGAATTTACACTATCAAATTCGCTTTTTGCTGCTTCTTCAAGCTTAGAGATTCCGTTTGTTTTTTGACTTTCCTTAGTTTCAACATTTTGATCAACTAGTGGGATTTTAATATTTATTGAATACTGCTTGAAAGTTTTTCTACCATTATAAGTGGCTGGTTTTATTTTAGGAAAGGTTGAAAATACTCTTTTAGCCTCATCCTTTAACTCACTATATATTGCATCAGAATAAATAACTTTAAAATAACCTGTAG containing:
- a CDS encoding MBL fold metallo-hydrolase, translated to MKTLKCLTFIFFISITFSNYAQRNFDDVIIETVKLSDNVYMLVGSGGNIGVSTGNDGVLVIDNQFAPLTPKILEAIKLLSDKPVKIVMNTHHHGDHTGGNENFGKLGSTIIAHDNVKKRLEAERPKIALPVITFNDKLHVTINGEDVAVFHVENAHTDGDALLYFTESNVLHTGDTYFNGGYPYIDLNSGGSVDGYINAIKSGLMVIDDDTKIIPGHGKISNKTEYKSYLKMLETLKTIVLTEIENGKTEEEVANNESITKKLDDLGYGKGFINGERIRRIYYNSLKK
- a CDS encoding gliding motility protein RemB, with protein sequence MKQFIVLLLLLVQFNTYSQDRFLTEKPPVFPNCENIDINAVQNCFDKNVFGHIYDNFKVPEQVIKENYKGEVAVLFEVDTTGYFKVIYSDAIYSELKDEAKRVFSTFPKIKPATYNGRKTFKQYSINIKIPLVDQNVETKESQKTNGISKLEEAAKSEFDSVNSSLTVFENKAYNSQLNIQFTHSDYSRFDRNMNLIGTNSHTASKPFVYEEVSKFYDFNAEKEKLKRETDTWAGRKLWNEHLVELQSKDYWFTIDPIFDLQVGKDTDADFNSTYNNTRGFLVQGGLGKKLNFYASVFESQGRFAQYVNEYSETLKAFGPDPAIIPGRGIAKRFKSDSYDYPVAEAYLSFAPAKFINIQFGHGKNFIGDGYRSLLLSDVASPHPFLKLNTKFWKIKYTNTWLWLKDVRPEVTEDGAFLTKYMANHYLSWNVSKRFNLGLFESVIWTNANDRGFDVNYLNPIIFYRAIEFETGQDAGNAILGASAKYKWSDNVNVYSQFVLDEFSLNDIKGGNKSWKNKFGYQLGVKYFNAFKVDNLLLQFEYNRIRPYTYSHNTIATNYGHNNQSMAHLWGANLSEAILIGRYRYKRWFADAKLIFGTRGLDFNDGTDNFSYGADVYRNYNDRPFDTGVEVGQGIKTKVFNGNLQAGYLINPASNLKLFTDITVRNFNPDATTTTTFKTNTVWFNFGLRTDLFNWYFDF